The sequence CTCAAATACATGCAGGACAATCGTTTATATGATTTACTGAATCAAGTTAACAAGCAGCTTTTTTATCACATCATCGTAACAAGCGGCGCCGAAAAGTATGAAACCATGCAGGGTGCTGAGCAGATTCTAGACCGGATAAAAGGTACGAAAGTAAAAGCAATTGTTTGGCAAAACGAAAAGGATGGAATTCCAACATTCGGCGGGCAGCAGCTTCAAGAGACCGATTGGTATATTGAAAATCAAGATCACATCAGCGGAATCGTAAAGATTTTGGACTACAACAACACCGCCTTCAGGGCAGATTTTTTGGCACTGATGACAGAGGAGTTGACCTACCAAGAAATTATGGACGGCAAATCCAAGCATTTCGATTTTATGAGGCAGAACCGCATTAACCGGATTTTCAGGGATGTGTTTGCTGACTTGGATGCTATTTTCAATGCGCGAATTTAACGAGGATACCGCTGTGAATTCGCTAAATCAGAAACATCAATTCATATCGATCGACGAACTGAAATCAATTGTGTACAGGGAGTCCGGGTTCAAATTGCAAATCAGCGAAGATGATCCTTTACTGACGACGGTCTATATAAATTTGGCGGTTCTTGGATCCTCAATTGAGGCAGCCGGTGAATTGCACAGGGAGATGGTTGAGCAAATCAATCGTTTGCCAGCTGCAGCAGACCAGCAGCTGAAGAGAGCAAGTCATGACGCGTTAGAGTCCATGTCAATTGAAGTTGCGAACCTGGCAAACCGAATTGCTGGTGATGCTGCCAGTGCAGAACGGGCAAATGCTTTTTCCCGCGCAATCGTATCGGTGCTTGGAGGTTTGCTTGTGAGTTCTGGTTTATTTTTTATTACTGGATTTTATCTAAGCCGCAGCGTGGATTCGCAACAGCTAAATAAAATGAAAAGTGAGGTGAATTTAGTAAAAGGCGATGCCGAAGAGCGAGTGCGCGCAGCCCATATCGAAACTGAAGCAGAACTTGACGGAATGCGGAGGAGTATTGGTTGGACTGCGACACCGGATGGAAAAATTGCAAAAATATTTTTTGAAAGCGGTGCTGGAATGGTTGCCGCAAAGTGCGTTAGCCCTGTTTGGGACATAGTGCAGACTACTGGTGGTAAATATTGCGTTCCGAAACGAAGGGACCTATTTGGTGGTGACGAAGAAAAATATGGATGGAAAATCCCGTAAAAAACTAGTGGCTAAATTTAACCGAATTGAGATCAGGGGCTAGGTATGCATGAATCCGAAAATGAACTTTTGAAAAATGAGATAAGCAGGTTAAATAAAATTATTGACTTATTGAGTCCTTCGATTGAAACGCAAGCGATTAAATTCGGACTGAAACTGGAGGAGCCGAACCGGGAGCGTGGATCCTATGTCGGAATGGTTTTCGGCATAGACCGCTTGAGATTCCTCCTAAAATATCGAGAGGCGGGTGCCGTCGCTATTGCTAACGCAGAATTGCCTGAAATCACACAGAGCCTTGGAATGGGCGACACGATGCGAATCAAGTATATAAACGGAGTAATCAGTTGCGCGAGTTACATCAAAAGCCGCAAACATAAAGATAATTTTAATTAGCCACGTATGGACACACTCAATCTCATCGAGGCAGCGCACTTTCTGAGAATGCATGCAGAGGAGTTGCGACGCCGCACGAAATTGGGACAAATTCCTGGTGCCAAAGTAGGTAAATGTTGGGTCTATATAAGACAAGATCTCGCTGAATACGTGCGCTCGTTATATCCTCAACCTCGGCAAGCGTTGCAAGTGACACAGAAAAAGGATGAACTATGTCGCTCTATAAACGCGGTAGTACGTGGTGGATCAGCTTCACCACACCTTCAGGAGAGCGAGTTAGACGCTCTGCTGAAACAGAAGTCAAAGCTGAAGCGCAGGAGCTGCACGACAAGCTAAAAGCTGAAGGATGGCGTGTATTGAAGTTAGGGGATAAGCCGAAACGGACTTGGGACGAGGCTGCTTACAAATGGTTAATGGAAACCCGGCACAAAAAGTCGCATCTCGACGACGTGTGCAGAATTAAATGGTTTCAGCAACATTTGAGGGGGCGTTTGCTTGATGAGATAACGCGGGATGTGGTTGCTAACATCGCGGAACTCAAGAGTATTGAAACCAGTCCAGCAACGGCAAATCGATTTCTGGCCTTAATTCGCGCAATTTTACGCCGTGCGGCATTTGATTGGGAGTGGATTGACAAACCACCGGTCATCAGAATGTATCAGGTTCAAAAGATCCGAATACGTTATCTGACTCCGATCCAAGCAAACGCGCTTTTAAGTGAGTTGCCCGAGCATTTAGCAGATATGACTAGGTTTTCACTGGCAACCGGATTACGAAGATCTAACGTTACTCGCATGGAATGGTCGCAGGTTGACCTGGCCCGACGAGTAGCCTGGATTCACGGTGATCAGGCAAAAGGTGGAAAGCCCATTCATATATCGCTCAATGAAACAGCGTTAAAAGTATTGACCAAACAGATTGGCAAACACAACTTGTATGTTTTTACGTACAAAGGTAAGCCAGTCATACAGGTGAATACGAAAGCGTGGCGGCTTGCGCTAGTGCGTGCGGGAATTGAGAATTTTCGGTGGCACGATTTACGGCATACCTGGGCGAGCTGGTTGACGCAGCAAGGCGTACCGTTGAACGTGATTCAGGAAATGGGTGCCTGGGAATCACCAGAGATGGTGAGACGCTATGCGCATTTGGCACCGGAACAGTTCGCGACACACGCTCGGGTGGTGGACAATCTGCTGAATGACACAATTTTGTCACAGCAGAAATAAGTAGACCGTCGGCCCAAGATGCGAACCATTTATCTCCTTTTGTGTAGCGAACGTACTTAGCGACGACTAATTGGTTTTTTGATCGATAGGTTTGGGATCGAGCACTTGAGAACTTGGGGTGGTCTCTTCAGTTTTTTCAAGTTTTGTCTGGTAGGAAAGAATTAGCATCAGAATTGATGCACCTAAGTACAGGCATTTTGTCTCTAGATTTTTCTCAGCGAAGATGCAAATAAAAAGTAAAGATCCACTGTTACAAAGGACAGATGATATTTCGTCTAAAACCAATTTCGCGGATGAGAGTGAATTCTTGCTTTCGATCTTATTTTGATTCTCTTCGGCGGCTAAATGAATGAACATTAGGTAACCGAAGGCTATTGCACCTGCAGCCAGTATCATATATATCGACTGACTATCGACCAGCTCAGGCAAATTCCTTACATGACTGTTATGTAAGTTCAAAACAAACGTTAGAAATCCAAATATCGACCAGATAAGGAGATTGATGCCAATCTGATTGAGTGCCCGAGGCTTTCTGATGAATTTTGTACCCATGTCATTTTATTGAATTTATATAAAACCATAGTTTCACAAAAAAATTCGCTCTTGACAATAAGTTACGTAAAGAGTGTCGTTTATAATCTTATAATAGGAATTCGCCATCTTTTGATAATCCTTTAAGATGGTTAAGCAATGAGCGGAGTTTGAAGAAGAGCGCCTTATTCGTTAAGAATATTTTCGCATAAGAAATTCATAAGACTGTTCCAGTTTAAGGCTATTTTGACGCAATCCAATAGTCGGAACAGATTTCTAATATATGTAAAACTAGGCTAGCCCGCTCAAACTTGTAATGTCACGACGCTTTGTAACGTAATTTATAGAGGAAATTTGATGATACTGTACAAGTACATGCCGACGGATCGGTTTTTTAATAACTTTAAATTGCGATTTACACCAGCTAACGATTTAAACGACCCTAGAGAACTTGTGCCAGAAATTCGGTTAAGAAATGCCCATGACTATATGAGCGACATCACAAATCGAAATTTTACTAGCGCTTATTTTAAACTATTGTTTGAGCATCCTGAATTTTCGGTTGAAGAGGCATTCGCAAGGTGTGTCGCGGCAGCGAAGCAAATTGAAGGCAATTTCGATCCAGTCGCTAAGGCACAAGAAATCTTTGATAGGTTTATGCGGGTGACAAACACTCATGTCGGCGTATTGTCTTTGACGGAATCTCCCGATAACGAGTTAATGTGGGCACACTATGCTGCAAGTAATTCTGGTTTCGCTATCGGCTTTGATTCTGAAAATCCATTTTTTCAACCACAACCTGGGGAGCCAAAAACGTGTGGCGAGTTAATGAATGTGATCTATTCTGATACAAGACCTGTCGTGTTTGTTGATCCAGGAAAGCTTGAAATACCGAAGGAAATTTTTTTTACTAAAACCACAAAGTGGAGTTATGAGCGCGAATGGAGAATGATTAAATACCTAGATCCTGCGCACGAAGTGGCGTTGCCTGAAGGTAAAATAATTCATCTTTTTGAAGTCCCGACCAATGCGCTAGTAGAGGTTATTTTCGGTACGAAAGCAACCTTAGACACCATTACCGAAATTAGAAAAAAACTTCTTTTATTGCAACCTAATGTCAGCTTTAAGCGAATGAAATTTGAATACTCAAAAGGTGTCGTAATTGAGGACATTTGATCTGTCTCATCCTAAATATGTGTGGCTTTATCCGCAAGCATTGCTTGCCGCATTTATCCATTCGCCATATTTTACAGAATAGAAAAAATGATATTAAATTGCCGCAATCAGATTAATCAGTGCAATTCCTGGAAATGCATTTGCCATTTTTAAATAAGGTCACAAAGCAAATTATTATCGGCTGCTATTTTAGAAACCAGAGGCAATTGAATGATTAAGACAGCAGTAGAGCTGCACAAGTTTCTTGTGCAGAATGAGAGCTTTGATTTTAGACCGGAAGGTCGGGATCTGGGTCTTTATAACGCGATCAAACTGGAACTTGCCCTTCCTCCTGGCGAATTCCTTAAGGCGATGGACGAGAATAACGTTAGTGCCGAGCGATATCTCCACGCATTGCTTGACGCAGCTAAACCATTGTCACAAATGTATTTAGAGATTTTGGCTTACTGCGAAAAGGCTAATTTTTTGCAATCGAAAAATGGCGCGAAAGTTGAATGGTCAATAAAATCTAATGGGGATGATATTGATTTCATGATCGAAAAATTCCGCTGTTATAGTGGTGTTGTAAATACGATTTCCAAGTTTGAGGCGGCCATGGGAGATACTAAAAATGAAGTGATGAACTGGCTTGCCCATGATGTTTTCGCTCCATTCAATTCTGGGTTAACAAATACGAGCCTGAATTGGCAAAACGTCGAAATGTTTAAAATTCTTGAAGAGGCAAGGGTGAGCTATCAGGGGTGTTTTCCAAATCTTTGGCAAGGGCTGAATAGACTCTATCTCGGAGGAGAACGTATTTCAAGCGACCGAGCGATGGAGAGAATGGTCACAGATCATTTGGGTTACCACGCGATGTTGAAAAAGGTTAAAACCGTATTTGACAGCAGACGAATTGAAAATTTGGCTCGCGATTTTGTTCAACTCCCGTTCTGGAAATTTCGATGGCAGGTCTACGAAATCTGGGGAGTTACCAAAACGCTCGTGGAATTTGAAAAATGTGGATTCAAACTCGTATCCAGCTCCAATGGTCATGCATTGGCTGAGTTGGGCCAGACGGTGATACTTGCCACGAATCTAAGTTCGGAATATGCGTTGGTCTATCAACCCCGTTATACAAATAGGACTGGCATGTCAGTCCATCCGGACCTTGTAGTGGCTGAAAATGTGAAAGTTGAACCTGCCGGTGCAGCGCCTGAAAACGTGATCATTGAGCCTGTCGATGTAGCGCTGATAGTTGAAAGCAAGCAACGCGTTGGGTTGACCGATAAACACGTCAGCGAAGTTTTTGATAAATATTCAAGTGGCGTAGAAGAAGATGGTGGACAGGTCGTTATCATCAATTATGACAATGTGTCGGCTTGCACAGCTATTGATGAAAGTAAAAAGAAGTTGATCCAGGACGTTCATCCAACTGGTGTTGGTGAAAGTAAATTTGTGAGCTGCCTTCACAATTCAAATATATTTCAGA is a genomic window of Glaciimonas sp. CA11.2 containing:
- a CDS encoding helix-turn-helix domain-containing protein — encoded protein: MDTLNLIEAAHFLRMHAEELRRRTKLGQIPGAKVGKCWVYIRQDLAEYVRSLYPQPRQALQVTQKKDELCRSINAVVRGGSASPHLQESELDALLKQKSKLKRRSCTTS
- a CDS encoding tyrosine-type recombinase/integrase, whose amino-acid sequence is MSFTTPSGERVRRSAETEVKAEAQELHDKLKAEGWRVLKLGDKPKRTWDEAAYKWLMETRHKKSHLDDVCRIKWFQQHLRGRLLDEITRDVVANIAELKSIETSPATANRFLALIRAILRRAAFDWEWIDKPPVIRMYQVQKIRIRYLTPIQANALLSELPEHLADMTRFSLATGLRRSNVTRMEWSQVDLARRVAWIHGDQAKGGKPIHISLNETALKVLTKQIGKHNLYVFTYKGKPVIQVNTKAWRLALVRAGIENFRWHDLRHTWASWLTQQGVPLNVIQEMGAWESPEMVRRYAHLAPEQFATHARVVDNLLNDTILSQQK
- a CDS encoding DUF2971 domain-containing protein yields the protein MILYKYMPTDRFFNNFKLRFTPANDLNDPRELVPEIRLRNAHDYMSDITNRNFTSAYFKLLFEHPEFSVEEAFARCVAAAKQIEGNFDPVAKAQEIFDRFMRVTNTHVGVLSLTESPDNELMWAHYAASNSGFAIGFDSENPFFQPQPGEPKTCGELMNVIYSDTRPVVFVDPGKLEIPKEIFFTKTTKWSYEREWRMIKYLDPAHEVALPEGKIIHLFEVPTNALVEVIFGTKATLDTITEIRKKLLLLQPNVSFKRMKFEYSKGVVIEDI